Proteins encoded within one genomic window of Hevea brasiliensis isolate MT/VB/25A 57/8 chromosome 8, ASM3005281v1, whole genome shotgun sequence:
- the LOC110638661 gene encoding abscisic acid 8'-hydroxylase CYP707A2, translating into MEFISLFFSLSSASILFIFLFHSLLKFFNSNHRTLPLPPGSLGWPYIGETFQLYSQNPNVFFASKQKRFGSVFKTHILGCPCVMISSPEAARFVLVTRAHLFKPTFPASKERMLGKQAIFFHQGDYHAQLRRLVLRAFVPESIKNIVSDIESIAKDSLKSWEGRIVNTFQEMKTFTFNVALLSIFGKEESLYREDLKRCYYILEKGYNSMPINLPGTLFNKSMKARKELSQILAKILSSRREMNLHQNDLLGSFMGDREGLTDEQIADNIIGVIFAARDTTASVLTWILKYLGENPGVLQAVIEEQEDIAASKENCGEEKLLSWADTKKMPISSRVIQETLRVASILSFTFREAVEDVEYQGYLIPKGWKVLPLFRNIHHNPEIFPDPEKFDPTRFEVAPKPNTFMPFGNGTHSCPGNELAKLEILVLLHHLTTKYRWSMVGSDNGIQYGPFALPQNGLPIKLSQKP; encoded by the exons ATGGAATTCATTTCCTTGTTCTTTTCTCTATCTTCTGCTTCAATTTTATTCATCTTTCTCTTTCATTCTCTCCTCAAATTCTTTAACTCCAATCACCGGACTTTGCCTCTCCCTCCTGGCTCATTGGGTTGGCCTTACATTGGCGAAACCTTCCAACTCTATTCTCAAAACCCAAATGTCTTTTTTGCCTCTAAACAGAAGAG GTTTGGCTCTGTCTTCAAGACCCACATCTTGGGTTGTCCCTGTGTGATGATTTCAAGCCCAGAAGCTGCAAGATTTGTGCTTGTAACAAGAGCTCATCTCTTCAAGCCAACATTTCCAGCAAGTAAAGAAAGGATGTTAGGCAAACAAGCCATCTTCTTTCACCAAGGAGACTACCATGCCCAATTGAGAAGACTTGTTCTTCGTGCTTTCGTACCTGAATCGATCAAAAACATTGTCTCTGACATCGAATCCATTGCAAAGGACTCTCTTAAATCTTGGGAAGGAAGAATTGTCAACACTTTCCAAGAAATGAAAACA TTCACGTTCAACGTTGCACTGCTTTCAATATTTGGAAAAGAAGAGTCTCTATACAGAGAAGATCTGAAGAGATGTTACTACATTCTTGAGAAAGGATACAATTCAATGCCCATTAATCTACCAGGGACACTCTTCAACAAATCCATGAAAGCAAGAAAAGAGCTTTCTCAGATCTTAGCCAAAATTCTCTCTAGCAGAAGGGAAATGAATCTTCATCAAAACGACCTGCTTGGATCTTTCATGGGTGACAGGGAAGGCCTCACTGACGAACAAATCGCCGATAACATTATAGGTGTTATCTTTGCAGCTCGTGACACAACAGCTAGTGTTCTAACATGGATTCTCAAGTACCTTGGAGAAAACCCCGGTGTCCTTCAAGCTGTCATC GAAGAGCAAGAGGACATAGCAGCCAGTAAAGAGAACTGTGGTGAGGAGAAGCTTCTCAGTTGGGCAGATACCAAGAAGATGCCAATTTCTTCAAGGGTGATTCAAGAGACACTGAGAGTTGCTTCAATTTTGTCTTTTACATTCAGAGAGGCTGTTGAGGATGTTGAGTATCAAG GATATTTGATCCCAAAAGGATGGAAAGTTTTGCCGCTTTTCAGAAACATTCACCATAACCCAGAAATCTTTCCAGATCCTGAAAAGTTTGATCCTACAAGATTTGAg GTTGCACCGAAGCCCAATACTTTCATGCCATTTGGCAATGGGACACATTCATGTCCGGGGAATGAGTTAGCTAAGCTGGAGATTTTGGTCCTCCTCCATCACCTGACCACTAAGTACAG ATGGTCTATGGTGGGTTCAGACAATGGGATTCAGTATGGCCCTTTTGCCCTTCCCCAGAATGGCTTGCCAATCAAATTGTCCCAGAAACCATAG